From a region of the Mytilus galloprovincialis chromosome 3, xbMytGall1.hap1.1, whole genome shotgun sequence genome:
- the LOC143069272 gene encoding endoplasmic reticulum lectin 1-like — MNMLTMQKSCCYIWIITLVVIGSSGFNPFMDNELHKIEWVDKSTFSSEEMKDKGVVEMMTVNHEKYMCILPELTGKDDESKKVYGGLSGFELIQTMFQQSSCSYRIESYWTYELCHGKHLRQYHENKELSLKKPQVLEYYLGYYQPVDDKKNVLMTDKDTTEAESRAEDAKLKVKTRRIDLIDLPYFEINMTDGTVCELTNQPRKAKILYVCQPEGRGEIYELKETSSCEYEVIVLTSVLCSHPDFKPKTPPVSTISCLAMDGSPTKPETLTDWEKQPLPQYDHQVQGNFILQREMKKEEPPKPASTPKQPQKPDTTLTDTTDKQVLREFLSGDYCFQGGTGWWKHEFCFNKHARQFHDGNDGRIVINLGYWNEAKHLEWIAKNPSKMPKPKGQRKQLSLLYTGGDTCDITGKNRVVEVKLKCIEKKNQPHSVSIYLMEPKSCEYVLGIESPLLCNVLDRADTQGIIKDYKV, encoded by the exons ATGAATATGTTAACGATGCAAAAGTCCTGTTGTTACATATGGATCATCACTTTAGTTGTGATCGGAAGCTCTGGCTTCAATCCATTCATGGATAATGAATTGCATAAAATTGAATGGGTTGATAAGTCAACTTTCAGTTCAGAAGAAATG aaagaTAAAGGTGTTGTAGAAATGATGACAGTTAATCATGAAAAATACATGTGTATCCTTCCAGAATTAACAGGAAAAGATGATGAG TCCAAGAAAGTGTATGGAGGTTTATCAGGATTTGAACTAATTCAGACAATGTTCCAGCAGAGTAGCTGCTCCTACAGG ATTGAGAGTTACTGGACCTATGAACTGTGTCATGGGAAACATCTTAGACAGTACCATGAAAATAAAGAATTAAGTTTA aaaaagccACAGGTATTGGAATATTACCTGGGTTATTATCAACCTGTAGATGACAAGAAAA ACGTGTTGATGACTGACAAAGACACGACAGAGGCAGAATCCAGAGCAGAGGATGCAAAGCTTAAG GTAAAAACCAGAAGAATTGATCTAATAGACTTGCCTTACTTTGAAATAAATATGACAGATGGAACAGTATGTGAATTAACAAATCAACCAAGAAAAGCAAAAATCTTATATGTATGTCAACCAGAGGGAAGAGGAGAAATATATGAACTGAAAGAAACATCATCATGTGAATACGAAGTGATTGTTCTAACAAGTGTACTATGCTCTCATCCAGATTTCAA GCCAAAGACCCCACCAGTTTCTACAATATCCTGTCTTGCTATGGATGGTTCACCCACAAAACCAGAGACCCTGACAGATTGGGAAAAACAGCCATTACCACAGTATGATCATCAG GTTCAAGGTAATTTTATTCTACAAAGAGAAATGAAGAAGGAAGAACCACCAAAACCAGCATCAACTCCTAAACAACCTCAAAAACCTGATACAACACTAACTGACACAACAGACAAGCAGGTTCTTAGGGAGTTTCTGTCTGGTGACTACTGCTTTCAGGGA GGCACTGGATGGTGGAAAcatgaattttgttttaataaacatGCTCGTCAATTCCATGAT GGAAATGACGGCCGTATTGTTATCAACTTAGGATATTGGAATGAAGCCAAACACTTAGAGTGGATTGCAAAAAATCCTTCAAAAATGCCAAAACCAAAAGGACAAAGAAA ACAGCTATCTTTGTTATACACTGGTGGAGATACATGTGATATTACAGGGAAAAATAGAGTTGTAGAAGTCAAATTAAA atgtataGAAAAGAAAAATCAGCCTCATTCTGTCTCTATATATCTGATGGAACCTAAATCTTGTGAATATGTATTAGGG